The proteins below come from a single Falco rusticolus isolate bFalRus1 chromosome 8, bFalRus1.pri, whole genome shotgun sequence genomic window:
- the LOC119152457 gene encoding caspase-8-like, producing the protein MELQRRRLLAVSEELGEAELAALKFLSLEHIPMRKLEAIREPKAFFEVLQEKDMMEAGNLSFLKELLYRINRIDLLGVHLDSSRAEMERELQIPGRARVSAYRYLLFQLSEDITENELKSFKFLLGNELPKCRLNPKTTMLDIFTEMEKKGLLGEENLSILKSLCAEINIVLLKRIEEYELNVFGEEEMLITEEQRGSTGGPKAHARWLAPSVAPDSPGSWNESSQLEAYKMTSRPRGVCLILNNHDFSKAREALPEPKTMKDRNGTDVDAAALRRVFSKLQFTIAEHRDLTAEEIRKTVNIYQREDHKDKDCFVCCILSHGKRGIIYGVDGQEVPIQELTTSFTGQNCHSLAGKPKVFFVQACQGDACQKGVTIETDSGEQDCSVETNARFQLDCIPAEADFLLGMATLQDYVSYRSPRQGTWYIQALCQHLEYSCPRGEDILTILTAVNREVSRKSCKPNAEKQMPQPSFTLRKKLIFPVN; encoded by the exons ATGGAGCTGCAGCGGCGGCGGCTGCTGGCGGTCAGCGAGGAGCTGGGTGAGGCCGAGCTGGCGGCTCTGAAGTTCCTCAGCCTGGAGCACATCCCCATGAGGAAGCTGGAAGCCATCCGGGAGCCCAAAGCCTTCTTCGAAGTGCTGCAGGAGAAAGACATGATGGAGGCGGGGAACCTGTCCTTCCTGAAGGAGCTGCTCTACCGGATCAATCGGATTGACCTCCTGGGTGTCCACCTGGACTCCAGCCGAGCGGAGATGGAGAGGGAGCTTCAGATCCCGGGCAGGGCACGGGTGTCGGCCTACAG GTACCTGCTCTTCCAGCTATCAGAAGACATCACTGAAAATGAACTGAAGTCTTTCAAGTTTCTTTTGGGGAACGAATTGCCAAAATGCAGGCTAAACCCGAAGACT ACAATGCTCGACATTTTCACCGAGATGGAGAAGAAAGGGCTATTGGGAGAAGAAAACCTAAGTATCCTGAAGAGTCTCTGTGCAGAAATTAACATCGTCCTGTTGAAGAGAATTGAAGAGTATGAATTAAACGTATTTG GTGAAGAAGAGATGCTTATCACAGAGGAACAGAGGGGTAGCACAGGAGGCCCCAAAG CCCATGCCAGATGGCTGGCGCCATCTGTGGCACCCGATTCTCCTGGCAGCTGGAATGAATCTTCCCAG CTTGAAGCTTACAAAATGACTAGCCGACCCCGTGGAGTGTGCTTGATCCTGAATAATCACGATTTTTCAAAAGCCAGGGAAGCACTGCCAGAACCCAAAACCATGAAGGATCGGAATGGGACAGATGTGGATGCAG CGGCTCTGAGAAGAGTCTTTAGCAAGCTTCAGTTCACAATAGCGGAACATAGAGACCTCACCGCAGAGGAAATCCGTAAGACTGTGAACATCTACCAGCGCGAAGACCACAAGGACAAAgactgttttgtttgctgtatCCTGTCTCATGGGAAAAGAGGCATTATATATGGCGTTGATGGGCAGGAAGTACCTATCCAGGAACTGACCACTTCTTTCACTGGGCAGAATTGCCACTCACTCGCAGGAAAACCAaaagttttttttgttcaggCCTGCCAAGGTGATGCTTGCCAGAAAGGTGTAACCATTGAAACAGATTCTGGAGAGCAAGATTGTTCTGTAGAAACAAATGCAAGATTTCAACTTGACTGCATCCCTGCAGAGGCAGACTTCCTCCTGGGCATGGCTACCCTGCAAGATTATGTTTCCTACAGAAGCCCAAGGCAGGGGACCTGGTACATACAGGCATTGTGCCAGCACTTGGAGTACAGCTGTCCTCG AGGAGAAGATATTCTCACCATCCTGACAGCAGTGAATCGAGAGGTGAGCAGAAAGAGTTGCAAGCCGAATGCAGAGAAGCAGATGCCACAGCCCAGTTTCACACTGAGGAAAAAGCTCATCTTTCCTGTCAACTAA
- the LOC119152458 gene encoding LOW QUALITY PROTEIN: caspase-8-like (The sequence of the model RefSeq protein was modified relative to this genomic sequence to represent the inferred CDS: inserted 3 bases in 2 codons) — protein MKNNPHGYCVILNNYIFKNXSEAREGTVKDGEAVKRVFKWLQFETVEHMDLEAKQMYAKVEEYSKKDHSNMDCFVCFIFSHGEKDKIKGVDHQFVNIRDLVSCXSGSNCPSLAGKPKLFFIQACQGSAGHPAVTVKEDFSSHLEVDATPMISIPDQADILIGMATVEDYECYRCTKTGSIYVQCLCDKMELLCPLRKDLITILTEVNKEVGGRVLNGWKQMPKITSTLRKQLIFQISQ, from the exons atgaaaaataacccCCATGGTTACTGTGTGATTCTTaacaactacatttttaaaa catcagaagCCAGAGAAGGAACAGTGAAAGATGGAG AGGCAGTGAAGAGGGTCTTCAAGTGGCTTCAGTTTGAGACAGTTGAGCACATGGATCtagaagcaaagcaaatgtaCGCAAAAGTTGAAGAATACAGCAAAAAAGATCATAGTAACATGgactgttttgtttgcttcattttttcccatggtgaaaaagacaaaataaaaggtgTTGATCATCAGTTTGTAAATATTAGAGATTTAGTCTCCTG CAGTGGATCAAATTGTCCGTCTCTTGCTGGCAAACCCAAGCTGTTTTTCATCCAGGCTTGCCAAGGCTCTGCAGGTCATCCAGCTGTCACAGTAAAAGAAGACTTTTCTAGCCATCTTGAGGTGGATGCTACCCCTATGATTTCCATTCCTGATCAGGCTGATATTCTCATTGGCATGGCTACAGTGGAAGACTACGAGTGCTACCGCTGTACAAAGACTGGCAGCATTTACGTTCAGTGCCTCTGTGACAAAATGGAGTTGCTGTGCCCACT CCGCAAGGATCTCATAACAATCCTGACAGAAGTGAACAAGGAAGTGGGAGGAAGAGTGTTAAATGGATGGAAGCAGATGCCAAAGATAACATCAACCCTACGGAAGCAATTGATCTTCCAAATTTCACAAT AG